One Alkalicoccus halolimnae DNA segment encodes these proteins:
- the asd gene encoding aspartate-semialdehyde dehydrogenase, whose protein sequence is MTKNYNVAVLGATGAVGEQMLNTLDRLDFPIASLKLLSSKRSAGKKITFKGEELTVEEAKPESFEGIDLALFSAGGSVSKALASEAVKRGAIVVDNTSAFRMDKDVPLIVPEVNEHALKEHNGIIANPNCSTIQMVAALAPVRERFGLNKLIVSTYQAVSGAGSEAIDEMYDQSRQILDGQEIDPQVLPVSGDKKHYQIAFNAVPQIDVFTDNGFTFEEMKMINETKKIMEDENMSVAATCVRLPVETGHSESVYIEVEKEGLDADKLRRILADAPGITLQDDPSQQLYPLASDSKGKDDIFVGRIRQDLDEKNGFHMWIVADNLLKGAALNSVQIAFSLVKLGLLK, encoded by the coding sequence ATGACTAAAAACTATAACGTTGCAGTACTTGGAGCTACAGGAGCCGTAGGAGAACAGATGCTAAATACACTCGATCGGCTTGATTTTCCTATTGCTTCATTAAAACTGCTTTCCTCAAAACGGTCCGCAGGGAAAAAGATTACTTTTAAAGGTGAAGAATTAACGGTTGAAGAAGCCAAGCCAGAATCATTTGAAGGTATCGATCTCGCACTTTTTTCTGCTGGCGGGTCCGTGTCAAAAGCACTGGCTTCTGAGGCTGTTAAACGTGGAGCTATAGTGGTGGACAACACTAGTGCGTTCCGCATGGATAAAGATGTTCCTCTGATCGTGCCGGAAGTTAACGAACACGCTTTGAAGGAGCATAATGGAATAATTGCGAATCCGAATTGTTCTACTATTCAAATGGTAGCAGCTCTTGCTCCAGTCCGTGAGCGGTTTGGTTTGAATAAGCTGATTGTTTCTACTTACCAGGCTGTTTCCGGAGCTGGATCAGAAGCGATCGATGAAATGTACGACCAGTCACGTCAGATTCTGGATGGCCAAGAGATCGATCCCCAGGTACTGCCTGTTTCCGGAGATAAAAAACATTACCAGATTGCTTTCAACGCTGTACCTCAGATAGATGTTTTCACAGATAATGGTTTTACATTTGAAGAGATGAAAATGATTAATGAAACGAAGAAGATAATGGAAGATGAAAACATGAGTGTTGCAGCTACCTGCGTTCGGCTGCCGGTGGAAACAGGTCACTCTGAATCTGTCTATATTGAGGTGGAAAAAGAAGGGCTGGACGCTGATAAACTGCGCCGTATTCTTGCGGATGCTCCCGGCATCACTCTTCAGGATGACCCTTCTCAGCAGCTTTATCCGCTCGCATCAGATTCCAAAGGGAAAGATGATATTTTTGTAGGACGGATCCGACAGGACCTGGATGAGAAAAACGGGTTTCATATGTGGATTGTTGCAGATAACCTGCTTAAAGGCGCAGCATTAAATTCCGTTCAAATTGCTTTTTCGCTCGTTAAACTGGGTCTGTTAAAATAA
- the yfmF gene encoding EF-P 5-aminopentanol modification-associated protein YfmF — MGNFTVQSIKTHVSPVDTFKTTTFVMQLRTPLNKKTATERALLPAVLERGSFHFPSRQHIQGALEELYGAHFTADVVKKGEHHVMTFRMEVANEKFLTDTTPLTGRAIQLLASVLLYPLVENDSFSEQAVEEEKRSHRQKIASVYDDKMRYANMRLTEEMCRDEPYSVPVLGYEKELDSINGQSLYKAYKKLLKEAAFDFYVVGDVEEKNIKAFMNEYMLLKDNNPLPYKLETEKVAEEARIVKEKQDVQQGKLHIGYRTNVVFGDPDYFPLQVFNSLFGGSPHSKLFINVREKANLAYYAASRVESHKGLIIVLAGIDSGKFEEASEIIDKQLSEMQKGSFTEEDIDQTKAVLKNQILETIDVPRGRIELEYHGAIIGRDISAEDWIKAIDKVTKEDMLRAGENIIKDTTYFLHGEGGDK, encoded by the coding sequence TTGGGTAATTTCACGGTACAATCCATTAAGACACACGTTTCACCAGTGGACACATTCAAAACTACGACTTTTGTTATGCAGCTGAGAACACCTCTGAATAAAAAAACAGCTACGGAAAGAGCCCTTCTTCCCGCCGTATTAGAAAGAGGAAGCTTCCATTTTCCAAGCCGGCAGCATATCCAGGGAGCACTGGAGGAATTATATGGAGCCCATTTCACTGCCGATGTAGTGAAAAAGGGGGAACACCATGTGATGACTTTCCGGATGGAAGTGGCAAATGAAAAATTTCTTACAGATACAACTCCATTGACAGGAAGAGCCATTCAGCTTCTTGCTTCTGTCCTTCTGTATCCTCTTGTGGAAAACGATTCCTTTTCAGAACAGGCAGTAGAGGAGGAAAAACGCTCTCACAGGCAGAAAATAGCAAGTGTTTACGATGATAAAATGCGCTATGCCAACATGAGGCTTACAGAAGAAATGTGCAGAGACGAACCTTACTCTGTACCGGTACTCGGATATGAAAAGGAACTGGATTCCATAAACGGACAAAGTCTGTATAAAGCTTATAAAAAACTTCTTAAGGAGGCAGCATTTGATTTTTATGTTGTTGGAGATGTAGAGGAAAAGAACATTAAGGCATTTATGAATGAATATATGCTGCTTAAGGACAACAACCCTCTTCCTTACAAATTAGAGACAGAAAAAGTTGCGGAAGAAGCAAGAATTGTAAAAGAAAAGCAGGATGTGCAGCAGGGGAAGCTGCATATCGGCTACCGTACAAATGTTGTTTTTGGTGATCCAGACTATTTCCCTCTGCAGGTTTTTAACAGCCTCTTTGGCGGGTCCCCTCACTCCAAACTTTTTATAAATGTGAGGGAAAAAGCCAACTTGGCTTATTATGCAGCCTCCCGTGTAGAAAGTCACAAAGGATTAATCATTGTGCTTGCAGGAATAGATTCAGGGAAATTCGAAGAGGCTTCAGAAATAATTGATAAACAGCTGAGTGAAATGCAGAAGGGAAGCTTCACGGAAGAAGATATTGATCAGACAAAAGCTGTTTTGAAAAATCAGATACTTGAAACCATTGATGTTCCGCGGGGAAGAATAGAACTGGAGTATCACGGCGCGATTATCGGCCGGGATATTTCAGCAGAAGACTGGATAAAAGCAATTGATAAGGTAACAAAAGAGGATATGCTGCGTGCAGGAGAGAATATAATAAAAGATACCACTTATTTTCTGCACGGAGAAGGAGGGGATAAGTAA
- a CDS encoding DNA translocase FtsK, whose translation MARKTTRKKSRKPAAKPTKKQQQWKRALILEVGGMFLLIFSIVILFGLGPAGNAGQSVFRFAAGSLHPLLSISLVMFSLFFMWKRRLPDIWSRITGGILITGAGISMLAHLSLHNELTDRTLMAPFRYHLENFGEAQPLSGGIIGGMLFQSIHQLAAAAGAVLIAAGLTVTGIIILTGLSFVDLLKRGGEKQKPVWKSVGFKISSMMSGFKNDMKQRWKQRSENVSEEVEDKSVPFSPEEEPAENVKKENAEEKEPVIYDFTANAYKNLEDGQDTEKAPAENISTEKLPAQKEDEPVKTENSASLVVQEQENIDYQLPSSNLLTTPVKQSQSKEHSLLSKNARKLEETLSSFGVSAKVTRVHLGPSVTKYEVYPSIGVKVSKIVNLTDDLALALAAKDIRMEAPIPGKSAIGIEVPNQEVSLVTLREVLESPEMKNKKNPLAIALGRDISGDAVMAELNKMPHLLVAGATGSGKSVCINGIIVSILLRSKPHEVKLMMIDPKMVELNVYNGIPHLLSPVVTEPKKAAQALKKVVNEMERRYELFASTGTRNLEGYNQHIMRENETREEDPYNPLPYIVVLVDELADLMMVASGEVEDAITRLAQMARAAGIHLIIATQRPSVDVITGVIKANIPSRIAFGVSSSTDSRTIIDGNGAEKLLGKGDMLFLPVGANKPTRIQGAFLGDDEVESIVRHCIEQQQAQYAEEMMPSDNPETEPEESDDALYSDAVSLVTGMQTASVSLLQRRFRIGYARAARLIDEMEQRGVVGPYEGSKPREVLAAKIEET comes from the coding sequence TTGGCACGTAAAACAACCAGAAAAAAGAGTCGTAAACCGGCAGCTAAGCCGACAAAAAAACAACAGCAGTGGAAACGTGCTTTAATATTGGAAGTAGGAGGAATGTTCCTGCTCATTTTTTCTATTGTGATTTTATTTGGTCTCGGGCCTGCAGGAAATGCCGGCCAGTCCGTTTTCCGATTTGCAGCAGGAAGTCTTCATCCGCTGCTCAGTATATCTCTCGTGATGTTTTCTTTATTTTTTATGTGGAAGCGCAGACTGCCAGATATTTGGTCCCGCATAACCGGGGGGATTCTTATTACGGGTGCAGGAATCAGTATGCTTGCTCACCTTTCTCTACATAATGAGTTAACAGATCGTACGCTTATGGCGCCATTCCGGTATCATCTGGAGAATTTTGGAGAGGCCCAGCCTCTTTCCGGAGGGATTATTGGAGGAATGCTGTTTCAAAGCATCCATCAGTTGGCTGCCGCGGCAGGAGCGGTTTTAATTGCAGCAGGACTTACAGTTACAGGGATTATAATTCTTACTGGACTTTCGTTTGTAGATCTTCTGAAACGAGGAGGAGAAAAACAAAAACCGGTCTGGAAAAGTGTAGGTTTTAAAATTTCCTCCATGATGAGCGGCTTTAAAAATGATATGAAACAGAGGTGGAAACAGAGAAGTGAGAACGTATCAGAAGAAGTAGAAGACAAATCAGTTCCGTTTTCTCCTGAAGAAGAACCTGCAGAGAACGTTAAAAAGGAAAATGCGGAAGAAAAAGAACCTGTTATTTATGATTTTACTGCAAATGCTTACAAAAACCTGGAGGACGGACAGGATACAGAAAAAGCACCGGCGGAAAACATAAGTACGGAAAAACTTCCGGCACAAAAAGAGGACGAACCAGTAAAAACAGAGAATTCAGCTTCATTAGTAGTTCAGGAACAGGAAAATATAGATTACCAGCTTCCTTCATCTAACTTGTTAACGACACCTGTTAAACAATCCCAATCCAAAGAACATTCTCTTCTTTCAAAAAACGCCCGCAAACTGGAGGAAACTTTGTCAAGTTTCGGGGTTTCAGCCAAAGTAACCCGTGTTCATCTTGGACCTTCGGTTACAAAATATGAAGTTTATCCATCCATCGGAGTAAAAGTGAGTAAAATAGTTAATCTGACGGATGATCTGGCATTAGCTTTAGCGGCAAAGGATATCCGTATGGAAGCGCCGATTCCGGGAAAGTCAGCGATAGGTATTGAAGTACCGAATCAGGAAGTTTCTCTCGTCACATTAAGAGAAGTTCTCGAATCACCCGAGATGAAAAACAAAAAGAATCCTCTCGCTATTGCTCTTGGAAGAGACATTTCCGGCGATGCTGTGATGGCAGAATTAAACAAAATGCCCCACCTGCTTGTAGCCGGCGCTACGGGAAGTGGTAAAAGTGTCTGTATAAATGGAATTATTGTCAGCATACTTCTCCGCAGCAAGCCTCATGAAGTAAAATTAATGATGATCGACCCTAAAATGGTGGAATTGAATGTTTATAATGGGATTCCCCACCTGCTTTCCCCCGTAGTAACGGAACCGAAAAAAGCTGCGCAGGCTCTTAAAAAAGTCGTTAATGAAATGGAAAGGCGCTACGAACTGTTTGCTTCTACCGGTACGCGCAATCTCGAAGGGTATAATCAGCATATTATGCGTGAAAATGAAACGAGAGAAGAAGATCCGTACAATCCGCTTCCATATATAGTTGTTCTGGTAGACGAGCTGGCTGACTTAATGATGGTGGCTTCAGGGGAGGTCGAGGATGCTATCACCCGCCTTGCACAAATGGCAAGAGCCGCAGGCATTCATCTCATAATTGCTACACAGCGCCCATCAGTCGATGTAATAACTGGAGTTATTAAGGCCAATATCCCTTCCCGAATTGCTTTCGGAGTTTCAAGCTCAACCGATTCACGCACAATTATTGACGGGAACGGGGCGGAGAAGCTGCTCGGCAAAGGAGATATGCTGTTCCTGCCTGTAGGAGCCAATAAACCAACAAGAATACAGGGAGCCTTTTTAGGGGATGATGAAGTTGAGAGTATTGTCCGACACTGTATTGAACAGCAGCAGGCGCAGTACGCAGAAGAAATGATGCCTTCTGATAACCCGGAAACAGAGCCGGAAGAATCAGATGATGCCCTGTATTCTGACGCAGTTTCTCTCGTAACAGGAATGCAGACTGCTTCGGTTTCCCTCCTGCAGAGAAGGTTCCGGATTGGGTATGCGCGTGCAGCAAGGCTGATTGATGAAATGGAGCAGAGAGGGGTCGTAGGACCTTACGAAGGCAGTAAACCCCGGGAGGTTCTGGCAGCTAAAATAGAAGAAACATAG
- a CDS encoding GntR family transcriptional regulator, with translation MLIRSDSRPLYLQVIDKIKEDIEEGLYEAGERLPSEFQLSKQLGVSRATLREALRMLEDESVVIRRHGVGTFINTKPLFSSGIEELFSVTDMIRRGKKVPGTNFLSSVVEKAEEEDRHRFHNDALEEVLTIERVRTADEEPVVYCLDKIPKELLPDFMSYGEQSLFDQLEKSGTSIAYAMTQIEPIGYHEKISGILQCEPETALLVLKQMHYDASENPVLYSINYFRADKFKFHVLRKRVF, from the coding sequence ATATTGATTAGATCAGATTCGAGACCGCTTTATTTACAGGTTATTGACAAGATTAAAGAAGATATAGAAGAAGGGTTGTATGAAGCGGGGGAGAGACTCCCCTCTGAATTCCAGCTCTCCAAACAGCTGGGTGTAAGCAGAGCTACACTGAGAGAAGCGTTGAGAATGCTGGAAGACGAAAGTGTTGTCATTCGAAGACATGGAGTCGGGACATTTATAAATACAAAGCCGCTTTTTTCCTCGGGCATCGAAGAGTTGTTCAGCGTAACGGACATGATCCGCAGAGGGAAAAAAGTCCCAGGAACAAATTTCCTTTCTTCCGTAGTGGAGAAAGCTGAAGAAGAGGATCGACATCGTTTTCATAACGATGCTCTCGAAGAGGTGTTAACGATAGAACGTGTACGTACTGCTGATGAGGAGCCTGTTGTATACTGTCTGGATAAAATACCGAAAGAACTTCTTCCGGATTTTATGTCTTACGGAGAACAATCACTTTTTGATCAGCTGGAGAAATCGGGAACATCGATTGCTTATGCAATGACTCAAATTGAACCAATTGGATATCACGAAAAAATTTCCGGCATTCTGCAGTGTGAGCCCGAAACAGCGCTGCTTGTGCTGAAGCAGATGCATTATGATGCATCTGAAAATCCTGTTCTATATTCCATTAACTATTTTCGTGCAGACAAATTCAAGTTTCATGTGTTAAGAAAACGAGTTTTTTAG
- the dapA gene encoding 4-hydroxy-tetrahydrodipicolinate synthase produces the protein MNLGSVVTAMVTPFNEQGGVDYDKLPQLMDILISRGTEAVIVGGTTGESATLSMEEKAKLYKASASASNGRIPVIAGTGMNDTHATAKLSIQAEKDGVDGVMLVAPYYNKPSQKGMYEHFKTIAEKLSVPVMIYNVPGRTMVNILPETTIALSAVTNITAVKEASGNLDQMTAIIANTPKDFRVYSGDDSLTLPSLAVGADGIVSVSSHVIGAEMQDMVRLYRSGKIEEAARLHQHLVPFMKAMFIAPSPSPVKTALHMQGVETGGVRLPLIPLTESEREIVQKALDEVANLQQFPY, from the coding sequence ATGAATTTAGGCAGTGTAGTAACAGCTATGGTCACTCCATTCAATGAACAGGGCGGGGTGGATTATGACAAGCTGCCCCAGCTTATGGATATTCTCATTTCGAGAGGAACAGAAGCTGTCATCGTCGGCGGTACGACAGGTGAGTCTGCAACTCTCAGTATGGAAGAAAAAGCGAAGCTTTATAAAGCTTCGGCATCAGCAAGCAATGGAAGAATCCCGGTTATTGCCGGTACAGGTATGAACGATACTCATGCCACAGCAAAGTTGTCTATTCAGGCTGAAAAAGATGGTGTTGATGGAGTAATGCTTGTTGCTCCTTATTATAATAAACCCTCTCAGAAGGGTATGTATGAACATTTTAAAACGATTGCAGAAAAACTGAGCGTTCCGGTGATGATTTATAATGTCCCTGGACGAACAATGGTCAATATCCTTCCGGAGACAACGATTGCTCTTTCAGCGGTTACGAACATTACAGCAGTCAAAGAGGCAAGTGGAAATCTTGATCAAATGACGGCTATTATAGCAAATACACCGAAGGATTTCCGCGTTTATTCAGGCGATGACAGCTTGACTCTTCCTTCGCTTGCCGTAGGAGCTGATGGTATTGTTTCTGTATCCAGTCATGTGATAGGAGCTGAAATGCAGGATATGGTACGCTTGTACCGATCCGGTAAAATAGAAGAGGCAGCAAGACTGCATCAGCATCTGGTTCCATTTATGAAAGCGATGTTTATAGCTCCGAGTCCATCTCCTGTGAAAACAGCTCTCCATATGCAGGGAGTTGAAACTGGGGGTGTCAGACTTCCACTCATTCCTTTAACTGAATCAGAAAGAGAAATTGTGCAAAAAGCACTTGATGAAGTGGCTAACCTTCAACAATTCCCATATTAA
- the yfmH gene encoding EF-P 5-aminopentanol modification-associated protein YfmH yields the protein MEQLVFEQLNEELYSEKLENGLTVFILPKAGFNKTYATFTAEYGSIDNQFTPIGQNEGVKVPDGIAHFLEHKMFEHEEGDVFQDFSKQGASANAFTSFTRTAYLFSSTSNVYKNIETLLNFVQHPYFTEETVEKEKGIIEQEISMYEDNPDWQNFFGLLDALYHNHPVKTDIAGTAESIAEITKDDLYTCYNTFYHPGNMTLFIVGNVEAEPMMEFVKENQQQKKFKEASNPSRYFDEEPKQAAKKSKLIPMPVKVGKCLVGIKEAAPHRQGKELLHHELSVQLLLELMFGQSSENYQVLFSEGLIDESFSFDYTAEKGFGFSVIGGDSSDPKALAERIEDMIHSFIDAPFPVAAFERIRKKKIGFFLRALNSPEYIANQFTRYYFNEMHLFDVIPVLEELTEESLKETLHAHFDTKNQLASCIIIPEEPNS from the coding sequence ATGGAACAACTCGTCTTTGAACAGTTAAACGAAGAACTTTACTCCGAAAAGCTGGAAAACGGATTGACAGTATTCATTCTTCCTAAAGCAGGTTTCAACAAGACGTATGCGACTTTCACAGCTGAGTATGGGTCTATTGATAATCAATTTACACCGATTGGACAAAATGAAGGCGTGAAAGTACCGGATGGAATTGCTCATTTTCTCGAGCATAAGATGTTTGAGCATGAAGAAGGGGATGTGTTTCAGGATTTCAGCAAACAGGGTGCGAGCGCAAACGCGTTTACAAGCTTCACCAGAACAGCGTATCTATTTTCAAGCACCTCCAATGTCTATAAAAATATAGAAACGTTATTAAATTTTGTGCAGCATCCCTATTTCACAGAAGAAACAGTGGAGAAAGAAAAAGGTATCATCGAGCAGGAAATCAGCATGTATGAAGACAACCCGGACTGGCAGAATTTTTTCGGTCTGCTTGATGCTCTTTATCATAATCATCCCGTTAAGACCGACATCGCCGGAACCGCTGAATCCATAGCTGAAATTACTAAAGATGACCTGTATACCTGTTATAATACGTTCTATCACCCCGGCAATATGACTCTTTTTATCGTTGGTAATGTAGAAGCAGAGCCTATGATGGAATTTGTTAAAGAAAATCAGCAGCAGAAAAAATTCAAGGAAGCTTCAAATCCGAGTCGTTATTTTGACGAAGAACCGAAACAGGCTGCTAAGAAATCGAAGCTCATTCCTATGCCTGTTAAAGTTGGAAAATGTCTCGTAGGAATTAAAGAGGCTGCCCCTCACCGTCAGGGGAAAGAACTTCTGCACCATGAACTTTCTGTACAGCTGTTGTTAGAGCTTATGTTTGGCCAGAGTTCTGAAAACTATCAGGTGCTTTTTTCAGAAGGCTTAATCGATGAATCTTTCAGTTTTGACTATACGGCAGAGAAAGGTTTTGGATTTTCAGTAATAGGTGGAGACTCATCAGATCCTAAAGCTTTAGCCGAAAGAATTGAAGATATGATCCATTCCTTTATTGACGCACCTTTTCCGGTAGCTGCTTTTGAGCGGATACGCAAAAAAAAGATCGGCTTCTTTCTTAGGGCGCTTAATTCTCCGGAGTATATCGCAAATCAATTTACACGGTACTACTTCAATGAGATGCATCTGTTCGATGTAATTCCCGTTTTGGAAGAGCTTACGGAGGAGTCTTTAAAAGAAACACTTCATGCTCATTTTGACACAAAAAATCAGCTGGCTTCGTGTATTATCATCCCGGAAGAACCCAATTCATGA
- the dapG gene encoding aspartate kinase, translating to MKITVQKFGGSSLQSEERRSHCAEHVAAALRDGFKVVVVVSAMGRAGDYYATDTLLELTGGIQPSISKKEQDLLMSCGENISAVVFSSLLQQKGIRSYAMTGSEAGFRVSEVYGEARILDVKTEQLEAVLESYDAVVVSGFQGETPRGTTATLGRGGSDTSATALGAALNASYVDIFTDVQGIMTADPRIVKNAKPLDVITYSEVSNMAYQGAKVIHPRAVEVAMQAEIPIRIRSSFEDGPGTLITSSTSKVRGIDLDDRPVTAVTHVKDVSQIKVIRPQDDSLVFSLMADQQISVDFLSIHPDFVTFTVPGVLRNKAEVSLQENGFDVTWTDKCAKIAAVGAGMTGVPGIAAKIVKALKRKGIPILQSADSHTTIWVLVHEHQMAEAVNALHDTFLNEELHKKEDE from the coding sequence ATGAAAATTACAGTACAAAAATTCGGTGGTTCATCTTTACAATCGGAGGAGCGCCGCAGCCATTGTGCAGAGCATGTTGCTGCGGCGCTCCGTGACGGTTTTAAAGTAGTTGTTGTCGTTTCCGCTATGGGGCGGGCCGGTGACTATTACGCCACCGATACCCTGCTGGAGCTTACAGGCGGTATTCAGCCTTCCATTTCAAAAAAAGAACAGGATCTGCTGATGTCGTGCGGAGAAAATATATCTGCCGTAGTTTTTTCATCTCTTTTGCAGCAGAAAGGCATTCGTTCCTATGCTATGACTGGATCAGAGGCAGGATTCCGTGTTTCTGAAGTATATGGAGAAGCCAGAATACTGGATGTGAAAACGGAACAGCTTGAAGCTGTTCTTGAAAGCTATGACGCTGTAGTTGTAAGCGGATTCCAGGGAGAAACGCCAAGAGGAACAACTGCCACTCTCGGGCGTGGAGGATCTGACACTTCAGCTACTGCTCTTGGAGCGGCTTTAAATGCTTCCTATGTAGATATTTTTACAGATGTCCAAGGTATTATGACGGCTGATCCCCGTATTGTAAAAAACGCTAAACCGCTTGATGTTATTACATATTCGGAAGTCAGTAACATGGCTTATCAAGGGGCAAAGGTTATTCATCCCCGGGCGGTGGAAGTAGCGATGCAGGCGGAGATACCTATCCGTATCCGCTCTTCATTTGAAGATGGTCCCGGGACACTCATTACTTCCAGCACTTCAAAAGTGCGCGGCATTGATTTGGATGACAGACCTGTTACCGCTGTCACGCACGTAAAAGACGTCAGCCAGATTAAAGTGATCCGGCCGCAGGATGACTCTCTCGTTTTTTCTTTAATGGCCGATCAGCAGATTTCCGTAGATTTCCTTTCTATTCATCCGGATTTTGTGACGTTTACCGTTCCCGGCGTTCTCCGTAATAAGGCGGAGGTCTCTTTACAGGAAAACGGGTTTGACGTAACATGGACTGATAAATGCGCAAAGATCGCTGCTGTAGGTGCAGGTATGACAGGTGTTCCTGGAATTGCAGCGAAAATAGTTAAGGCTCTTAAAAGAAAAGGGATTCCTATCCTGCAATCGGCTGATTCGCATACTACTATCTGGGTACTTGTCCACGAACACCAGATGGCAGAAGCAGTCAATGCCCTGCATGATACGTTTTTAAATGAAGAGCTTCATAAAAAGGAGGATGAATAA
- a CDS encoding ribonuclease J: MSNQQTEKIRIFALGGLGETGKNLYVVELDEDIFILDAGCMHPEDDMLGVDIVIPDTTYLTENKDRIKAIILSHGHEEHIGAVPYLLRDLKVPVYGSKFTLALLKDQCDEIKLKKRPKFHEVHSDSKIKIAKTPVSFFKTNHSIPDSLGIVLHTSQGPILYTGDFKFDQNPVDGATMDVDKLTEIGSKGVLCLLSDSSHAEVPGYTPSETLVAEGLKDAFHEAPKALVVSVFSSHIHRIQQVMEAAQKKDRKVAIVGKEIERAVSIAIELGYLKDDNETFISKKDIKQAERDSLVILTTGSQGEPMSDLMKMGKGTHPLFKFEKKDRLVMSAMPNPGNEKLVTQLIDLISRTGADAFYGKTKKIHVSGHASQEELKLLLNIVKPQHFIPVGGEYRMQYAHRQLAQSVNMESDNIHLLEKGEVMEFTKRKGKRANKIPSGHVLIDGLGVGDVGNIVLRDRRLLSKDGILVVVVTLNKKHNKILSGPDIISRGFVYVRESEVLIKEAEELVTKSLGEAMEQNQTEWSQLKSHVRDRLSRYLYDKTKRRPMIMPIIMEA; encoded by the coding sequence TTGTCAAATCAACAAACAGAAAAAATTCGTATATTCGCTTTAGGCGGATTAGGAGAAACAGGTAAAAATTTATATGTAGTAGAACTTGATGAGGATATATTTATTCTTGATGCTGGCTGCATGCACCCGGAAGATGACATGCTTGGAGTCGATATCGTTATACCGGATACGACCTATCTGACTGAAAACAAAGATCGTATTAAAGCGATTATTCTTTCTCACGGGCACGAAGAGCATATCGGAGCAGTTCCTTATCTGCTGCGTGATTTAAAAGTTCCGGTCTATGGTTCAAAATTCACGCTTGCTCTTCTTAAAGATCAATGTGATGAAATTAAATTGAAAAAGCGTCCGAAATTTCATGAGGTTCATTCGGATTCCAAGATTAAAATCGCCAAAACCCCGGTGAGCTTTTTCAAAACAAATCATAGTATTCCCGATTCACTTGGTATCGTTCTTCACACATCCCAGGGGCCGATTCTTTATACCGGGGATTTTAAATTTGATCAGAACCCTGTGGATGGTGCAACGATGGACGTAGATAAACTGACTGAGATCGGCTCAAAAGGAGTACTGTGCCTTTTGTCAGACAGCAGTCACGCAGAAGTTCCGGGATATACTCCATCTGAAACTCTAGTGGCAGAAGGATTGAAAGATGCTTTTCATGAAGCCCCAAAAGCTCTTGTCGTTTCAGTGTTTTCCTCCCACATCCATAGAATTCAGCAGGTGATGGAAGCTGCACAGAAAAAAGACCGAAAAGTTGCGATAGTCGGCAAAGAAATTGAGCGTGCCGTATCCATTGCAATAGAACTCGGCTATTTAAAAGATGATAACGAAACATTTATTTCAAAAAAAGATATTAAACAAGCCGAAAGAGACAGTCTCGTTATTTTAACTACCGGCAGCCAGGGTGAGCCGATGAGCGACCTTATGAAGATGGGCAAAGGAACTCATCCGTTGTTTAAGTTTGAAAAGAAAGATCGTCTCGTTATGTCGGCCATGCCGAATCCGGGGAACGAAAAATTAGTTACCCAGTTAATTGATCTGATCTCCCGAACCGGGGCAGATGCATTTTATGGAAAAACGAAGAAAATTCACGTTTCCGGTCATGCAAGTCAGGAAGAGCTGAAGCTGCTGTTAAACATTGTTAAACCCCAGCACTTCATTCCAGTAGGCGGAGAATACCGTATGCAGTACGCGCACCGCCAGCTTGCTCAATCAGTAAATATGGAGTCTGACAACATTCATCTTCTTGAAAAGGGAGAAGTAATGGAATTTACGAAGCGAAAAGGAAAAAGAGCCAATAAAATTCCATCGGGACACGTTCTTATCGACGGTCTCGGTGTGGGGGATGTAGGAAATATTGTCCTCAGAGACCGGCGGCTGCTTTCTAAGGACGGGATACTCGTTGTCGTCGTAACACTGAATAAAAAGCATAATAAAATTCTATCGGGACCTGACATTATCTCCAGGGGATTTGTGTACGTAAGAGAATCTGAAGTTTTAATTAAAGAAGCGGAAGAACTGGTAACAAAATCTCTCGGAGAAGCAATGGAGCAGAACCAGACAGAATGGTCGCAGCTGAAAAGCCACGTCCGGGATCGCCTGAGCAGGTATCTGTATGATAAAACGAAAAGACGTCCTATGATTATGCCGATAATTATGGAAGCTTAG